In the genome of Mucisphaera calidilacus, one region contains:
- a CDS encoding tautomerase family protein gives MPYVNVRITRDGVTREQKRELVERITQTLVEVLDKKPEQTHIIIDEVDPENWGFTGMLTDDYRRLNP, from the coding sequence ATGCCCTACGTCAATGTCCGAATCACACGCGATGGCGTCACCCGCGAACAAAAACGCGAACTCGTCGAACGCATCACGCAGACACTCGTCGAAGTCCTCGACAAAAAACCCGAACAAACCCACATCATCATCGACGAAGTCGACCCCGAGAACTGGGGCTTCACCGGCATGCTGACCGACGACTACCGCCGACTGAACCCCTGA
- a CDS encoding phosphodiester glycosidase family protein, translating into MRFPALPLLAAILCSAPAPAALIQSAEPFLGITHHQIIEANDGSTAGGTINFPRPVVVHLVEIDPTAPGLAFFMQPGNGSLPGETARTTTPNFVNQYDLQLAINGDFYFDAGAGQAGVVHTAVSNGNGYSTNYYRGQAIFNVDAFNNASILTAASAGTFDTIENTPLYNAIGGNQRILTNGNITAPNDSYTNALNPHTAIGVDDNGHVFFMTVDGRQSDFSSGMRTSEMAELFLQFGVTNAINVDGGGSTTLAFDDSDDGINNARVVNSPSDGSQVLKPGYPRTVANNLGVYATPNPDYIPLPTPPRPTAPGAVPVVTQLTILDDFEGSKGHFTATRGIVGTGNVATYNASNSDLDPHTGYENLQIDITNTNDPPPQFNLVMRSGNGFPSNNLIDGKAMGNTGYVGFFLKIDPSQHDLNVTITLHDGSTQLSTLKTALPIDVIADGQWHLYQWNLADDNLWSAGTGYDPNITGPNTFINAITLHSDTNWEGSIHLDTVAYNPDGDLSSLIIPEPATLTLLALAATTLSRRRPAA; encoded by the coding sequence ATGCGTTTTCCGGCCCTGCCACTCCTCGCGGCCATCCTCTGCTCCGCCCCCGCACCCGCCGCACTCATCCAGTCCGCCGAGCCCTTCCTCGGCATCACACACCACCAGATCATCGAGGCCAACGACGGATCCACCGCCGGCGGAACGATCAACTTCCCCAGACCCGTCGTCGTCCACCTCGTCGAAATCGACCCCACCGCACCCGGACTCGCCTTCTTCATGCAGCCCGGCAACGGCTCGCTCCCAGGCGAAACCGCGCGCACCACCACACCCAACTTCGTCAACCAGTACGACCTCCAGCTCGCCATCAATGGCGACTTCTACTTCGACGCCGGAGCCGGACAGGCAGGCGTTGTCCACACCGCCGTCTCCAACGGCAACGGCTACTCCACCAACTACTACCGCGGACAGGCCATCTTCAACGTCGACGCATTCAACAACGCCTCCATCCTCACCGCCGCCTCCGCCGGAACCTTCGACACCATCGAAAACACACCCCTCTACAACGCCATAGGCGGCAACCAACGCATCCTCACCAACGGCAACATCACCGCTCCCAACGACAGCTACACCAACGCACTCAACCCACACACCGCCATAGGCGTCGACGACAACGGACACGTCTTCTTCATGACCGTCGACGGACGACAGTCCGACTTCAGCTCGGGCATGCGCACCTCCGAAATGGCCGAACTCTTCCTCCAGTTCGGCGTCACCAACGCCATCAACGTCGACGGCGGCGGATCAACCACATTAGCCTTCGACGACTCCGACGACGGCATCAACAACGCCCGCGTCGTCAACAGCCCAAGCGACGGATCACAGGTCCTCAAACCCGGATACCCGCGAACCGTCGCCAACAACCTAGGCGTCTACGCCACACCCAACCCCGACTACATCCCGCTCCCCACACCACCACGACCCACCGCGCCCGGAGCCGTCCCCGTCGTCACACAACTCACCATCCTCGACGACTTCGAAGGCTCCAAAGGACACTTCACCGCCACACGAGGCATCGTCGGCACCGGAAACGTCGCCACCTACAACGCCTCAAACTCCGACCTCGACCCCCACACCGGCTACGAAAACCTCCAGATCGATATCACCAACACCAACGATCCGCCGCCACAGTTCAACCTCGTCATGCGCTCAGGCAACGGCTTCCCCAGCAACAACCTCATCGACGGCAAAGCCATGGGCAACACCGGCTACGTCGGCTTCTTCCTCAAAATCGACCCCTCCCAGCACGACCTCAACGTCACCATCACCCTCCACGACGGCTCCACGCAACTCAGCACACTCAAAACCGCCCTCCCCATCGACGTCATCGCCGACGGACAGTGGCACCTCTACCAGTGGAACCTCGCCGACGACAACCTCTGGTCCGCCGGCACGGGCTACGACCCCAACATCACCGGACCCAACACCTTCATCAACGCCATCACCCTCCACAGCGACACCAACTGGGAAGGCTCTATCCACCTCGACACCGTCGCCTACAACCCCGATGGCGACCTCTCCTCCCTCATCATCCCCGAACCCGCCACCCTCACACTCCTCGCCCTCGCAGCCACCACCCTCTCACGACGTCGCCCCGCCGCCTGA
- a CDS encoding amylo-alpha-1,6-glucosidase, producing the protein MTSDPWQTHHADLTSLGRQQALAREWLLTNGQGGFAMGTIAGCNTRRYHALLVAATTPPVGRVIALSQLLEQLQIPEQIGTNGSTRTNVRTIEFATAQFRNAESGQPVFSPNGIDHLARFEKGLAVLWEYLAGPIRFTRELYLHDHQPAATVRYRINGLQNTADGATLRIRPMLSLRDFHELLIQQNAPDLDLQIAGDELTLTAGDNITVALSAPGTDFHPDPTWWRQVWYPVETERGQDDHEDLFVPGAFEIHLPPVEDHDLTLTVALGDTPAEPLSPDPNRRGLAHVARHIPIDDAADRDHTLRNTLAQAATDFIADRTINDHNLSTILAGFPWFADWGRDTFISLPGLLLTTGRFDLARDTLSTFAGSIRNGLVPNRFDDFDGSLAHYNTADASLWFIHAALEYAQRSGDHDAMNTWLADACLDIIDHYTRGTAPPDTDDDTPLITLDEDGLITAGNPNTQLTWMDAAAQGIVFTPRPGKCVEINALWASVNARLADTLAESHPEHAERCRHLAEHAQRSFTKTFYNEEAEALFDHITTDAKGRPARDASIRPNQVFAISLPNAPLDPECRKPVIETVADRLLTPFGLRTLPTDDPHFHPHYAGPPFDRDKAYHQGTIWPWLLGPFAEALLRAHDFSSSAKARALAAITPLLDHARHAGLGQVPEIYEAREPHRPVGCPAQAWSVAELLRVLDLLKPSD; encoded by the coding sequence ATGACCTCCGACCCCTGGCAAACCCACCACGCCGACCTCACCTCACTCGGCCGCCAGCAGGCACTCGCCCGCGAGTGGCTCCTCACCAACGGCCAGGGCGGCTTCGCCATGGGAACCATCGCCGGCTGCAACACACGCCGATACCACGCACTCCTCGTCGCCGCCACCACACCCCCCGTCGGACGCGTCATCGCCCTCAGCCAGCTCCTCGAACAACTCCAGATCCCCGAACAGATCGGGACCAACGGCAGCACCCGAACCAACGTCCGAACCATCGAGTTCGCCACCGCACAGTTCCGAAACGCCGAGTCCGGCCAACCCGTCTTCTCACCCAACGGCATCGACCACCTCGCACGCTTCGAAAAAGGACTCGCCGTCCTCTGGGAATACCTCGCCGGACCCATCCGATTCACTCGCGAACTCTACCTCCACGACCACCAGCCCGCCGCCACCGTCCGATACCGCATCAACGGACTCCAGAACACCGCCGACGGTGCCACCCTCCGCATCCGGCCCATGCTCAGCCTCCGAGACTTCCACGAACTGCTCATCCAGCAGAACGCGCCCGACCTCGACCTCCAGATCGCAGGCGACGAACTCACCCTCACCGCAGGCGACAACATCACCGTCGCACTCAGCGCACCCGGCACCGACTTCCACCCCGACCCCACATGGTGGCGACAAGTCTGGTACCCCGTCGAAACCGAACGCGGACAGGACGACCACGAAGACCTCTTCGTCCCCGGCGCCTTCGAAATCCACCTGCCACCCGTCGAAGACCACGACCTCACACTCACCGTCGCCCTGGGCGACACCCCCGCCGAACCCCTCAGCCCCGACCCCAACCGACGCGGACTCGCCCACGTCGCCCGACACATCCCCATCGACGACGCCGCAGACCGCGACCACACCCTACGAAACACACTCGCGCAGGCCGCCACCGACTTCATCGCCGACCGAACCATCAACGACCACAACCTCTCCACCATCCTCGCCGGCTTCCCATGGTTCGCCGACTGGGGACGCGATACCTTCATCTCCCTCCCAGGACTCCTCCTTACCACCGGCCGATTCGACCTCGCCCGCGACACCCTCAGCACCTTCGCCGGATCCATCCGAAACGGACTCGTCCCCAACCGATTCGACGACTTCGACGGATCACTCGCACACTACAACACCGCCGACGCCAGCCTCTGGTTCATCCACGCCGCACTCGAATACGCCCAACGCTCAGGCGACCACGACGCCATGAACACATGGCTCGCCGACGCCTGCCTCGACATCATCGATCACTACACCCGAGGAACCGCACCCCCCGACACCGATGACGACACGCCCCTGATCACCCTCGACGAAGACGGACTCATCACCGCCGGCAACCCCAACACCCAACTCACCTGGATGGACGCCGCCGCCCAGGGCATCGTCTTCACCCCACGCCCCGGCAAGTGCGTCGAGATCAACGCTCTCTGGGCCTCCGTCAACGCTCGACTCGCCGACACCCTCGCCGAGTCACACCCCGAACACGCCGAACGCTGCCGACACCTCGCCGAACACGCCCAACGCTCCTTCACCAAAACCTTCTACAACGAAGAAGCCGAAGCCCTCTTCGACCACATCACCACCGACGCCAAGGGACGACCCGCACGCGACGCCTCCATCCGACCCAACCAGGTCTTCGCCATCTCTCTGCCCAACGCGCCCCTCGACCCCGAATGCCGCAAACCCGTCATCGAGACCGTCGCCGACCGACTCCTCACGCCCTTCGGACTCCGAACCCTCCCCACCGACGACCCCCACTTCCACCCCCACTACGCCGGACCACCCTTCGACCGCGACAAGGCCTACCACCAGGGAACCATCTGGCCATGGCTCCTCGGACCCTTCGCCGAAGCACTCCTGCGAGCACACGACTTCTCCTCCTCCGCCAAAGCACGCGCCCTCGCAGCCATCACACCCCTCCTCGACCACGCTCGACACGCCGGACTCGGACAGGTCCCCGAAATCTACGAGGCACGCGAACCCCACCGACCCGTCGGATGCCCCGCACAGGCATGGTCCGTCGCCGAACTCCTACGCGTCCTCGACCTCCTCAAACCCTCCGACTGA
- the miaE gene encoding tRNA isopentenyl-2-thiomethyl-A-37 hydroxylase MiaE, which produces MTEVREIEMPLLCRTPASWAAGVLCDPVKLLNDHAHLEKKAGLNALEMLNQWPEPVPPGAWVQSMTAVAREEIEHLQTVLRLLHARGGVFSKGHRNPYAQSLRGQIRSNAQGRLESLMDRLMVSALIELRSCERFAVLGEMSEDAELAGLYRDLWASEHGHYRTFLNLARRLPAGRAQRKGDMAAMVEERWAAMLAAESAILAEQPFYVGMHSGVCDG; this is translated from the coding sequence GTGACTGAGGTTCGCGAGATTGAGATGCCTTTGTTGTGTCGGACGCCTGCGTCGTGGGCGGCGGGTGTGCTGTGTGATCCGGTGAAACTGTTAAATGACCATGCGCACCTGGAGAAAAAAGCGGGATTGAACGCGTTGGAGATGCTGAATCAGTGGCCCGAGCCGGTTCCGCCTGGGGCGTGGGTTCAGTCGATGACGGCGGTGGCGCGTGAGGAGATCGAGCATCTGCAGACGGTGCTGCGTCTGCTTCATGCCCGGGGCGGGGTGTTCAGCAAGGGTCATCGGAACCCTTATGCGCAGTCGTTGCGGGGTCAGATACGGAGCAATGCGCAGGGTCGGCTGGAATCGCTGATGGACCGGTTGATGGTGTCGGCGTTGATCGAGTTGCGGAGTTGCGAGCGTTTCGCGGTGCTTGGGGAGATGTCGGAGGACGCGGAGCTGGCGGGGTTGTACCGGGATCTGTGGGCGAGCGAGCACGGTCACTATCGGACGTTTTTGAACCTGGCTCGGCGTCTGCCTGCGGGCAGGGCGCAGCGGAAGGGTGATATGGCGGCGATGGTGGAGGAGCGTTGGGCGGCGATGCTGGCGGCGGAGTCGGCGATTCTGGCGGAGCAGCCGTTTTATGTGGGGATGCATAGCGGGGTGTGTGATGGTTGA
- a CDS encoding cytochrome c oxidase assembly factor Coa1 family protein, which yields MPSDLMVKVAQDAWWDQNKHWFRWVLVGVPLLMTVLGLTIGVVWMVLSLWGSEVTALSLERVRGSSEVVSLLGEPIEAGWLIQGSVDEGAGVAELRYVVVGPKGDGGVRVRAELVEGVWVVTRLDVGAGEAVVVLEGGEGE from the coding sequence GTGCCTAGCGATCTGATGGTGAAGGTGGCGCAGGACGCGTGGTGGGATCAGAACAAGCACTGGTTCCGTTGGGTGCTGGTGGGGGTGCCGTTGCTGATGACGGTGTTGGGTCTGACGATCGGCGTGGTGTGGATGGTGTTGTCGTTGTGGGGGAGCGAGGTGACGGCGTTGTCGCTTGAGCGTGTGCGGGGGTCTTCGGAGGTGGTGTCGTTGCTGGGCGAGCCGATCGAGGCGGGTTGGCTGATTCAGGGGTCGGTGGACGAGGGTGCGGGCGTGGCGGAGCTTCGGTATGTGGTGGTCGGTCCGAAGGGTGATGGCGGGGTGCGGGTGCGTGCGGAGCTGGTGGAGGGCGTGTGGGTGGTGACGCGTCTGGACGTGGGTGCGGGCGAGGCGGTGGTGGTGTTGGAGGGTGGCGAGGGTGAGTGA
- a CDS encoding acyltransferase family protein has product MNTPVSQRTHIDGFDLIRVLAVIGIVTFHFGPDALSTLGYSGLPAFIIMSFSLQSSSPRANNFAAITARRAQRLLVPWAAWSLIYAAVYYWLHRHQPITLDIVWSDLFVGYSIHLWYLVFAFIATLILALIQTQTQGWRRRSTTLLLLALGGTAATLLALKNALGLHHLPAPWPQWLFGLPGLFFGAALGMTYHANDRQTRRYRATIVFFAIASTLFVLYAGNAHDALAYVIAIAAVYAALEIKLPPSPTLRYLASLTFGTYLAHYFVYLAILSCSRGQLTNQWAILALTIFLTSIAISAAQRIPYLRRIV; this is encoded by the coding sequence ATGAACACCCCCGTAAGCCAGCGAACGCACATCGACGGCTTCGACCTGATCCGCGTCCTCGCCGTCATCGGCATCGTCACCTTCCACTTCGGACCCGATGCCCTCTCAACACTCGGCTACAGCGGACTGCCCGCCTTCATCATCATGTCCTTCTCACTCCAGAGCTCATCGCCCCGAGCCAACAACTTCGCCGCCATCACCGCACGACGTGCACAACGACTCCTCGTCCCCTGGGCCGCATGGAGCCTCATCTACGCGGCCGTCTACTACTGGCTACACCGCCACCAGCCCATCACACTCGATATCGTCTGGTCCGACCTCTTCGTCGGCTACAGCATCCACCTCTGGTACCTCGTCTTCGCCTTCATCGCCACACTCATCCTCGCCCTCATCCAGACACAAACACAGGGCTGGCGAAGACGCTCCACCACCCTGCTGCTCCTCGCCCTCGGCGGCACAGCCGCCACACTCCTCGCGCTCAAAAACGCCCTCGGCCTCCACCACCTGCCCGCACCCTGGCCGCAATGGCTCTTCGGCCTGCCCGGACTCTTCTTCGGCGCCGCACTCGGCATGACCTACCACGCCAACGACCGACAGACCCGGCGATACCGCGCCACCATCGTCTTCTTCGCCATCGCAAGCACCCTCTTCGTCCTCTACGCAGGCAACGCCCACGACGCGCTCGCCTACGTCATCGCCATCGCCGCCGTCTACGCCGCGCTCGAGATCAAACTCCCGCCAAGCCCCACACTCCGCTATCTCGCCAGCCTCACCTTCGGCACCTACCTCGCGCACTACTTCGTCTACCTCGCCATCCTCTCATGCTCCCGGGGCCAACTCACCAACCAGTGGGCCATCCTCGCACTCACCATCTTCCTCACCTCGATCGCCATCTCCGCCGCACAACGCATCCCCTACCTCCGACGCATCGTCTGA
- a CDS encoding mechanosensitive ion channel domain-containing protein codes for MNRAPRATSLALLILLGTAATLPANNDDQDLSRRIIETPVAELTILLAPLTQNELEPIVQAAMDRLGTIARQLADALVQQKQTHENHDANEQQRSQIDQRVEQLIQQRTDEVSHTTTILEAYRSKGGDIDQQQAYITAILQLAPQRHDDPADDQPQAQRTEQRASRAIAEVRETPPIHSRKEPWTVSTDELELELHPLQRDQIQQRLDLWIEILQQEVRKRVRIDIAMLYNDDDDLREELAQRSSAQQAVIQMVVDRLRSVLMDFQERGGDPQPYRQYITTATGRSINLTNIDVAWAQAKAWAVSDDGGIRILQQAGLFLLILTFFWGLGIALAAITRIITNRTNKASALLQAFLVGGIRRCTFIVGLVVAVNAIGFSITPLLAAIGAAGLVIGLALQGTLSNFASGVLILIYRPYDTGDVIDAAGIFGKVESMNLVSTTIITFDNQVNIVPNNEIWNNVITNVTGRDTRRVDLTFAIGYAEDTSKAISVIEQTLKQHDKVLRDPEPMVRVHELADSSVNLIARPWVHTTDYWDVYWDLTQQVKQQLDDAGINIPFPQRDLHVPGIIQVQLNHGRQPANADKPQQPPQHEQPASTTHEPAPHDDDES; via the coding sequence ATGAACCGAGCACCACGCGCAACCAGCCTCGCCCTGCTGATCCTCCTCGGCACAGCAGCCACACTCCCCGCGAACAACGACGATCAGGACCTCAGCCGACGGATCATCGAAACACCCGTCGCCGAACTCACCATCCTCCTCGCGCCCCTGACTCAGAACGAACTCGAACCCATCGTCCAGGCCGCCATGGACCGGCTCGGGACGATCGCACGCCAACTCGCCGACGCGCTCGTCCAACAAAAACAAACCCACGAAAACCACGACGCCAACGAACAACAACGCAGCCAGATCGACCAACGCGTCGAACAACTCATCCAGCAACGCACCGACGAGGTCAGCCACACCACCACCATCCTCGAGGCCTACCGATCCAAGGGTGGCGACATCGACCAGCAGCAGGCCTACATCACCGCCATCCTGCAACTCGCACCCCAACGACACGACGACCCCGCCGACGACCAGCCGCAGGCCCAACGCACCGAGCAACGCGCCAGCCGAGCCATCGCCGAAGTCCGCGAAACCCCCCCCATCCACAGCCGTAAAGAACCCTGGACCGTCTCCACCGATGAACTCGAACTCGAACTCCACCCGCTCCAACGCGACCAGATCCAGCAACGCCTCGACCTCTGGATCGAAATCTTGCAGCAGGAAGTCCGAAAACGCGTCCGCATCGACATCGCCATGCTCTACAACGATGACGATGACCTCCGCGAAGAACTCGCACAGCGATCATCCGCCCAGCAGGCCGTCATCCAGATGGTCGTCGACCGACTCCGCAGCGTCCTCATGGACTTCCAGGAACGTGGCGGAGACCCCCAGCCCTACCGACAGTACATCACCACCGCCACCGGACGATCCATCAACCTCACCAACATCGACGTCGCCTGGGCGCAGGCCAAGGCATGGGCCGTCAGCGACGACGGCGGCATCCGCATCCTCCAGCAAGCCGGGCTCTTCCTCCTCATCCTCACGTTCTTCTGGGGCCTGGGCATCGCACTCGCCGCCATCACACGGATCATCACCAACCGAACCAACAAAGCCTCTGCACTCCTACAGGCCTTCCTCGTCGGCGGCATCCGCCGATGCACCTTCATCGTCGGACTCGTCGTCGCCGTCAACGCCATCGGCTTCAGCATCACACCACTCCTCGCCGCCATCGGCGCCGCAGGTCTCGTCATCGGACTCGCGCTCCAGGGAACCCTCAGCAACTTCGCCAGCGGCGTCCTCATCCTCATCTACCGACCCTACGACACCGGCGACGTCATCGACGCCGCAGGCATCTTCGGCAAGGTCGAGTCCATGAACCTCGTCTCGACCACCATCATCACCTTCGACAACCAGGTCAACATCGTCCCCAACAACGAAATCTGGAACAACGTCATCACCAACGTCACCGGACGCGACACACGACGCGTCGACCTCACCTTCGCCATCGGTTACGCCGAGGACACCAGCAAGGCCATCAGCGTCATCGAACAGACCCTCAAACAACACGACAAGGTCCTACGCGACCCCGAACCCATGGTCCGCGTCCACGAACTCGCCGACAGCTCCGTCAACCTCATCGCACGTCCCTGGGTCCACACCACCGACTACTGGGACGTCTACTGGGACCTCACCCAACAGGTCAAACAACAACTCGACGACGCCGGCATCAACATCCCCTTCCCCCAACGCGACCTGCACGTCCCGGGCATCATCCAGGTCCAACTCAACCACGGCCGACAACCCGCCAACGCCGACAAACCCCAACAACCGCCGCAACACGAACAGCCCGCCTCAACCACCCACGAACCCGCTCCCCACGACGACGACGAATCCTGA
- the mraY gene encoding phospho-N-acetylmuramoyl-pentapeptide-transferase, producing the protein MIYHLIEALGTWIDQSALLGPLAVFRYVEFRALLAVILAFTIVLTFGERTIRWLLKQKIQDNPEFHNNSLNELMARKGNTPTMGGILISAAILASTLLLADLSSFYVQMGLICLVWLFGVGLWDDWWKLTSARRKPGTRDGLHSWEKLILQVGLAVLLGIFIHHHGENKFGGLTDYDYAATMAHSLTLPFFKTWVWTGEAFVPSEYLIVLGPVAFVFVAVIVIVGMSNAVNLTDGMDGLASGIMVIVAFAFLVLCLIAGFTLNEFVLAKYLLVPYIPLSDELAILAGSMAGACLGFLWFNCHPARVFMGDSGSLPLGGLIGFIAVVIRQEFLLLLIGGIYVLEALSVILQVGYFKLTKGKRIFRCAPIHHHFHLGGWTEQQTVIRFWLITALLVAIALATIKLR; encoded by the coding sequence ATGATCTACCACCTCATCGAAGCACTCGGCACATGGATCGACCAGTCCGCCCTCCTCGGGCCCCTGGCCGTCTTCCGCTACGTCGAATTCCGCGCACTCCTCGCCGTCATCCTCGCCTTTACCATCGTCCTGACCTTCGGCGAACGAACCATCCGGTGGCTCCTCAAACAAAAAATCCAGGACAACCCCGAGTTCCACAACAATAGCCTCAACGAACTCATGGCACGCAAGGGCAACACCCCCACCATGGGCGGCATCCTTATCTCCGCCGCCATCCTCGCCTCCACACTCCTCCTCGCCGACCTCTCATCCTTCTACGTCCAGATGGGACTCATCTGCCTCGTCTGGCTCTTCGGCGTCGGCCTCTGGGACGACTGGTGGAAACTCACCTCCGCACGACGAAAACCCGGCACCCGCGACGGACTCCACTCCTGGGAAAAACTCATCCTCCAGGTCGGACTCGCCGTCCTCCTCGGCATCTTTATCCACCACCACGGCGAAAATAAGTTCGGCGGCCTCACCGACTACGACTACGCCGCCACCATGGCACACTCTCTCACACTCCCCTTTTTCAAAACCTGGGTCTGGACAGGCGAAGCCTTCGTCCCCTCCGAATACCTCATCGTCCTCGGCCCCGTCGCCTTCGTCTTCGTCGCCGTCATCGTCATCGTCGGCATGTCCAACGCCGTTAACCTCACCGACGGCATGGACGGACTCGCCTCAGGCATCATGGTCATCGTTGCCTTCGCCTTCCTCGTCCTCTGCCTCATTGCCGGATTCACCCTCAACGAATTCGTCCTCGCCAAGTACCTCCTCGTCCCCTACATACCCCTCTCCGACGAACTCGCCATCCTTGCCGGATCCATGGCCGGCGCCTGCCTCGGCTTCCTCTGGTTCAACTGCCACCCCGCACGCGTCTTCATGGGCGACTCCGGTTCACTGCCCCTAGGCGGACTCATCGGGTTCATCGCCGTCGTCATCCGACAGGAATTCCTCCTCCTGCTCATCGGCGGCATCTACGTCCTCGAAGCCCTCTCCGTCATCCTACAGGTCGGCTACTTCAAACTCACCAAGGGCAAACGCATCTTCCGATGCGCACCCATCCACCACCACTTCCACCTCGGCGGATGGACCGAACAACAGACCGTCATCCGCTTCTGGCTCATCACCGCACTCCTCGTCGCCATCGCCCTCGCTACCATCAAACTCCGCTGA
- a CDS encoding UDP-N-acetylmuramoyl-tripeptide--D-alanyl-D-alanine ligase has protein sequence MTTPVTTLKDLAAATRGTWSDPPPNPDLPISGFSFDTRTLQPGNVFIALTTPNADGHDYLDAAFAAGAAAALVARPAPAPGPTLRVPDTLAALHHAAAQHRTSLRQPVIAVIGSNGKTTTRQLIHTALTPTLNGSQSPKSFNNHLGVPLTLLHAQPRHDFLLAELGTNHPGELEPLAQLARPTHIVLTTLGAEHLEFFHDLAGVTREETSALRHLHPPATLIASAQAWSLVLQHTPDTAAQHTPILYDDNDTAAPVHITPDTLKQSAQGTTLTASVHGQTVDITLPMLGRHNAFNTLAALAVAHQLNVPLNAAAASLAHLPTVTRRLERIQLHNHLLIDDAYNANPESTRLAIDTLLQLDTPPDHKTIVLGDMRELGDHTQTAHNDILQHLIDNTRRYRAAHLVGPHYTHAAANLETPPTLHTHPRDTDHTLNAIADTLPQHGTTLIKASLGLNFLRLRHAIEARFVN, from the coding sequence ATGACCACACCCGTTACCACCCTCAAAGACCTCGCCGCCGCCACCCGGGGAACATGGTCCGACCCGCCCCCCAACCCCGACCTGCCCATCTCAGGCTTCTCCTTCGACACCCGAACCCTCCAGCCCGGCAACGTCTTCATCGCACTCACCACACCCAACGCCGACGGCCACGACTACCTCGACGCAGCCTTCGCCGCCGGCGCCGCCGCCGCACTCGTCGCCCGACCAGCACCCGCCCCCGGCCCAACCCTCCGCGTCCCCGACACCCTCGCGGCCCTCCACCACGCCGCCGCACAACACCGCACTTCCCTCCGCCAACCCGTCATCGCCGTCATCGGCTCCAACGGCAAAACCACCACCCGCCAACTCATCCACACCGCACTCACACCCACCCTCAACGGCTCCCAATCACCCAAGTCCTTCAACAACCACCTGGGCGTACCCCTCACCCTCCTCCACGCACAGCCCCGCCACGACTTCCTCCTCGCCGAACTCGGCACCAACCACCCGGGCGAACTCGAACCCCTCGCACAACTCGCCCGACCCACCCACATCGTCCTCACCACCCTCGGCGCCGAACACCTCGAGTTCTTCCACGACCTCGCAGGCGTGACCCGCGAAGAAACCTCAGCCCTCCGACACCTGCACCCCCCCGCGACCCTCATCGCCTCCGCCCAGGCATGGTCCCTCGTCCTGCAGCACACGCCCGACACCGCCGCTCAACACACACCCATCCTCTACGACGACAACGACACCGCCGCCCCCGTCCACATCACCCCCGACACCCTCAAACAGTCCGCGCAAGGCACCACCCTCACCGCATCCGTCCACGGCCAGACCGTCGACATCACCCTCCCCATGCTCGGCAGACACAACGCCTTCAACACCCTCGCCGCCCTCGCCGTCGCCCACCAGCTCAACGTCCCCCTCAACGCCGCCGCCGCCTCACTCGCCCACCTCCCCACCGTCACGCGACGTCTCGAACGCATCCAGCTCCACAACCACCTGCTCATCGACGACGCCTACAACGCCAACCCCGAATCCACACGCCTCGCTATCGACACCCTCCTCCAGCTCGACACACCCCCCGACCACAAAACCATCGTCCTTGGCGACATGCGCGAGCTCGGCGACCACACCCAAACCGCACACAACGACATCCTCCAGCACCTCATCGACAACACCCGCCGCTACCGCGCCGCGCACCTCGTCGGACCCCATTACACCCACGCCGCCGCTAACCTCGAAACGCCACCAACCCTCCACACCCACCCCCGCGACACCGACCACACCCTCAACGCCATCGCCGACACACTCCCCCAACACGGCACCACGCTCATCAAGGCCTCCCTCGGCCTCAACTTCCTCCGACTCCGACACGCCATCGAAGCACGCTTCGTAAACTGA